ACGAGCCTGCGAGTCCGGTGGCGCTCATGGACTCGCTGGCTCGTCCCTCCATTGTCATCGTGGATTGGCTATTGGAATTTGGTCATTTCTTGGCCATTGGGAATTGGGGATTGGGAAATTATGAAAAACGAGTTTTTCATAGACCCTTCCCGCTGCATTGGCTGCCAAGCTTGCGTGGCTGCCTGCGGCGAATGCGATACGCACCGCGGCACGCCAATGATTCATTTGGATTATGTGGACCGCCCCACTGGCGTGCAGACCGCACCGGTCGTGTGTATGCATTGCGAGGATCCCACCTGCGCCAAGGTATGTCCGGCCGATGCGATCAAGCAGGATGACCACGGCGTGGTGCTCAGTGCCGCGCATCCCCGCTGTATTTCCTGCAGCAACTGCACGCTCGCCTGCCCGTTTGGGGTGCCCAAACAAGAGATCGAGATGCAGCTGATGATGAAGTGCGACATGTGCTACGACCGCACGAGCGTGGGCAAAAAGCCGATGTGCGCCACCGTGTGCCCCAGCCAAGCGCTGTACTACGGCCCGCGCGCGGAGCTGGAGGCGAGCCGCCGAGAGGTGCCGCGCAACGAATTTCAATTTGGCGCCCAAACCGTGAAGACCAAGGTGAACATGATGACCGCGCCCGAAGTGGATAGCATCCCGCTTGATGTGGCCGATTTCCTGCCCGCAGACGATTTACCCGCCTTCGCCCAAGATCGCGGCGGGGCGCCCGATGTGGCCGAGGATGCCGTGTGGGATGAACTGGAGGAATTACCGGCATGAGCGAGCCTTGTTGGAATGAAGATTATCCTGTGCCGCGTCCGGACGAACATCGCTCGGCGCGTCGGCAGTTCCTGCAATTTCTCGGCCTCGGCGGCTTGGTCGTGGCGCTCGGGTCATTTGCCAAAAAACTATTCGCCAAGGACACCCCGAAATATCCGGAATTGGACGTCGTTGCGCGCGATCAAATCCAGCACGGCTATCATCTGTTCCGTTACCCTACCGAGAACGATCCCGCGATCCTCGTCGAACTGTCCGATGGCACGCTGCGCGCCTACAGCCAACGCTGCACGCACTTGCTTTGTCCGGTGCATTTCAAAGCCGAAAATCAATCGCTCCACTGTCCGTGCCACAACGGGAGTTTCGATGCAAAAGATGGCACGGTGAACTACGGCCCCCCGCCCAAGCCGTTGCCGCAATTTGAATTGGAGGTGCGCGGCGGCCGCGTTTGGATTACTGGAAATAAAAAGGAACAAAATGGAAACTGAAACTGAAACTGTACAACGAACCACCGAACCACCTTATGTGCCGAAAGAAGCGCCCTTCAACGAAACCCAACGCGCTTGGCTTAACGGCTATTTGGTCGGCGCGTTTTCCAAACCCGAATCGAACAACGGCGCGGTTGCATCGGAGGCCGTGGCGTTGGAGACATTGACGATTCTTTGGGGGAGCCAATCGGGATCGGCCGAGGGCTTGGCCAAGCGGATGGGCAAGGCGGCGGCGGGGTTCGGCTTTGGGGCGCGGGTGCTCTCGATGGAGGATTTTGCGAAGGTGGATTTCGCGAAGGAAACGCGCGTGATGCTTATGACGAGCACGTGGGGCGATGGCGATCCGCCGGACAACGCGCTGGCGTTTTGGGAGCATCTGAATTCCGCCGGCGCGCCAAGCCTCAAAGGCGTGCGCTTTTCGGTGTTGGCTTTGGGCGACAGTAATTATGAGGATTTTTGTGGCGCGGGCAAAATGTTCGACCGACGCTTCGAGGAACTCGGTGCGAAACGGATCCACCCGCGCGTCGATTGCGATGTGGATTACGACGAGCCGGCCGCCGAGTGGACGAAGGCCGTTTGGGCGGCGCTTGGCGGGAATGTTGTGGGGCGAGAGTCGGAGGGCGAAGCGGTGCCGGCGGTCGATGAAGCTGTTCCATTCACGCGAAAAAATCCGTTTCCCGCCAAGCTGTTGGTGAATCGTAATTTGAATGGCGAAGGGTCGGCGAAGGAGACGCGGCACTTTGAAATTTCGCTGGAAGGCTCGGGGCTGGAGTATTCGGCAGGCGACGCGCTGGGCGTGTTCCCGACGAACTGCCCCGAGTTGGTGGACGAAATTCT
The sequence above is a segment of the Limisphaerales bacterium genome. Coding sequences within it:
- a CDS encoding 4Fe-4S binding protein, encoding MKNEFFIDPSRCIGCQACVAACGECDTHRGTPMIHLDYVDRPTGVQTAPVVCMHCEDPTCAKVCPADAIKQDDHGVVLSAAHPRCISCSNCTLACPFGVPKQEIEMQLMMKCDMCYDRTSVGKKPMCATVCPSQALYYGPRAELEASRREVPRNEFQFGAQTVKTKVNMMTAPEVDSIPLDVADFLPADDLPAFAQDRGGAPDVAEDAVWDELEELPA
- a CDS encoding Rieske (2Fe-2S) protein, with the protein product MSEPCWNEDYPVPRPDEHRSARRQFLQFLGLGGLVVALGSFAKKLFAKDTPKYPELDVVARDQIQHGYHLFRYPTENDPAILVELSDGTLRAYSQRCTHLLCPVHFKAENQSLHCPCHNGSFDAKDGTVNYGPPPKPLPQFELEVRGGRVWITGNKKEQNGN